The Mycolicibacterium monacense genome contains the following window.
CACCGGATGCGTTCGCCAGCACCACACCCTCGGGCATGATGTTGACGAGGTGCTCGGCCCCTGCGCTCATCGACTGCAGCAGTTTGAGATCCGGGTTGAACAGCTGTTGCAGGCCGGGCATCTTCAGGATGCCCTGCTCGATCTCGATCTCCTTCTTGGAGCCGCTGGTCTCGACCATGATCGCGTGCGGCGGCCGTTGTGGCGCCTTGCCGGCGTTGAGCTCCGAGACCGGGATGTGTTCGAGCCAAACGTCATCGGCGACTGCGGTGATCCGGTCCTTCTGCTCGGGAGTCAGCCAGATCCCCTCGTCGGGGTCCTCGGCGTTCTGTACTGCCTTGGGTAGACCTGCGACTACGACGTTGAGTGACACGCGTCTATTTCTCCTGCTCTCGGATCTCTACTTGATTGATGTCAAATGCGCTGCGGCGGCACGTGGTTGCACGAGCTCACGCAGGCAGGCGTCGACCACGGACTGTTCGTCGGCGCGGATCCCCGGCCGTCCTGCGATGTGCCCCAGCGGCGAGGCCAGCGGACGGACTTCGCCGTCGACGAGCCAGCCGGCCTCGAGGTGGTTCTCGGTGACGGTGAAGTACGTGTCGGTCACCGCGGGCATGAGGATCACCCGAGCCCGGATGCGGCCGAGCCGCCTGCCCAGGGCGTCGAGGCTGCCCCCGTCGTCGGCCGTGCGCCACATCCGCAGCGAGGCCATCAGATCGCCTGCGTGCATGCTCCGGTGATCCCGTCCCCACGCCTCGACCACGTCGGCAGGGCCGGCGTAACCGAATTCGCGGTACACCTCCTCGGCGAAGAACCGTTCGCAGTACGCCCACCCCGCGTAGACCCGGCCGAAGACGTCCAGCCGCTCCGGCGCGGAGGGGTCGTCGGCGTCGACGGTCCGGCCGCCGGTGGTGAGCGCGGCACCGACCGAGTCGAGGAACACCTGGTTGACCGGCGAACATCGCGCCGCCGAACACAGCGCGAACACCGTGGCGGCGCACTCGGGGTACCGGGAGGCGAACTCCAACGACTGCATGCCGCCCAATGACCACCCGGCGACCATGCGCAGCCGCTGCACGCCCAGGTCGTCGAGGACGAGTTTGGCTGCACGCACGCTGTCACCCACGGCGACGTCGGGAAAGCCCGCGGCCGACGTCGACGGAGACGACGAGACTCCGCCACCGAAATGATTGACGATGATGACGAAGTGCTCGCTCGGATCGAGCGGGCGTCCCGGTCCTATCCACGGTTGGTAACTGAGGTCGTCGCCGGTGTAGTAGGTGAAGAGCAGCACGGCGTTGTCACCGTCGGCCGACAGCGCCCCGTGAGTCCGGTAGGAGATCCGGGCATCATCCAGCACTGCACCCGACTCCAGCGAAAACGTCGGTACGCGAAGCTCTTTCCGTTCGCCGCGAGCGGCATCCATGGTCATCGATCTGGCGTCCGTCTGGTTGCGCAGCTCAGAAGAACTTGAGGTAGCGGTCGCGCTCCCAATCGGTCACGGCGGTGGCATAGGACGTCCACTCGCTGCGCTTGTAGTCGATGAACGACTGCCACAGCTTCTCCCCGCACACCTGCTTGGTGAACGGGTCGGCCTCGAACGCGTCCACCGCCTCCTCGAGAGTGCGTGGCAGCAGCGAGAGCCCACGCTTCTCGTACTCGCCGGCGTCGACCTCGTACAGGTTGTCGGTGTGGAAGTGCTCCAGTTCGAGCTGCTCGCGCACCCCTTCCAGGCCGGCGGCCAGCAGCAGTGCCGCCGCAAGATGGGGGTTGGCCGCCGAATCGACGGCGCGACACTCCACACGGCCGCCGCCGAGCGGGATGCGCAGCATGTTCGTGCGGTTGTTGTTGCCGCAGCTGGCGAAGATCGGTGCCCACGTCGAACCCGACATGCTGCCCTGGCGCACCAGCCGTTTGTAGCTGTTGACCGTCGGCGCGATGACCGCACAGATCGCCGCGGCGTGCCGGACGATGCCTGCCGCGAAGTGGTAGCCGATGTCGCTCAGCCCCGCCGCCCGTGGGTCGTCGGCGGACTCGAAGACGTTGTGCCCGTCGTCGAGCCCCGCCAGTGACATGTTGAAGTGCGCACCGGAGCCTGTGCGGTCGGCGAACGGTTTCGGCATGAAGGAGACGTACGCTCCGTGTCTGCGCGCGACCTCGTTGGCCATCAAGCGGAAGAACGAGACGCGGTCTGCCATCGACAGTCCGTCGGCGTAGGCGAAGTCGATCTCGAACTGGCCCTGCGCATCCTCGTGGTCGAATGAGTAGACATCCCAACCGAGTTCGTTCATGTAGTCGACGAGCTCCTGCAGCCAACCGAAGTTGTCCAGCAGCATGGGAACCGCGTAGCAGGGCTTCTCCAGCGTGTCGCGCTCGCTCAGCGCGCTCGGGCCTACGGGCCCGTCCTCGAGGACGAAGAACTCGGTCTCGACGCCCAGGTTGAACACATATCCCAACTCCTCGGCCGCTTTCATCTGCCGGCCCAGGATGTTTCGCGTCGATGCCTCGAACGGCTCGCCTCCGACGTAGAGATCGGAGAGGAACAGGGCGATGTCCTTACGCCAGGGCAGGACGAACCCCCGGTCCAGGTCGGGATGCGCGGAGAGTTCCTCGTCGCTGACGTCCTGCGGCAGGCCGTCCAACGCCGCCCCGGTGAACAGTTCCGAGCCTCCGGCCATCTGCACGAAGTGATCGATCGGCACCATCTTTCCTTTGATGTTGCCGTGCAGATCGGTGTAGGCAGCGATGCTGAACCGAACCCCGTCTTCCTTGAGCTGCTTGGCCATGACCTCGACCTCAGCTGCATCGCGCGCCATCGTCGACCCCTCATTCCTAGTTTCGATCAGTTATCGAAACCATAGGAACGGGTCATTTCTCATCTGTGGCGCGTACGTTAAAACGAGATTTCGGAGCGTCGGATCGTCTGGCGCCCGTGAGGGTCCGCGGTATCGCTGAAATCCAGCCGCATGAACCGACATTGAAGCCCGACGTCGCCGGGCGTCGACGTCTCGGCCGCGGTCCGCGAGCCGGCTACTCGGCCGGCGTCACCCCGTCACCGGAACCCTTGACGGACGCCTTGGCGCGGTTCTCGGCCCGCACCTTCTTCTTGCCGCGCATGAACCCGGTCGGCGACACCGACGCCGACAGCAGCGCATCCTCCCCGCCGACGAACGGGTGGAACCCGACCCCGGCGCCGCCGCGGCCCTTGACCGGGATGTCCGGCACTTCGGTGACCTTCCAACCCTTTTCGGATATCGACAGGATGGCCTCGTCGTTGCCGCAGGTCAGTGGCAGTGCGGCGATCACCGTGTCCATGGGGTCACCGGCCGCGAGCTTCACCCCGGCCACCCCATTGCCCGCCGCGCCCTGCGGATTCACCGCAGCCGGGTCGATGCGCAGGATCTTGCCGCGCCGGGTCACCAGTGCCAGATGGGCCCCGTCGGGCAGCACGCCCGAGCGCAGCAACCCGGTGATGTCCGGGGCCACCGGGATGTCGCGGATCTTGTAGGGCAGGCCGGCTCCGGTGGTGAACTTCACCCGTCCGTCGGTCCACACCGCCCAGCCCAGACCCGAGGTGAGCAAATCGCCGTGGCTGTCGGAGAACACACCACGGTCGTCGAGTCGCCAGGACGCGTTGACCTTACGTTCACGGGGTCCGTCGTCGGCGGCGCCGGTGGTGATCGGGGTGGCCTCGAAGTCCAGCACGGTGCGGCGGTCGAACTCGGGGCCCTTGAACAGCTTCGCGGTCTCCACCAACTCCTTGTCGATCACCACCCGGCGGGCATCCGGATTCGACACCAGTTCAGTGAGTTCGGCGAATTCGGCGTCCAGCCTCTCGGCCTCGGCCTGCAGTTCGATGACGTCGAGCTTGGTCAGGCGGCGCAGCTGCAACGCCAGCACGTAGTCGGCCTGGACGGCGTCGATGGCGAACCGGTCCTGCAGGCCCTGGCGGGCCTCGTCGACGGTGTCGGAGCCACGGATGACCGCCACTGCGGCGTCGATGTCCAGGTGGATCAGCATCAGGCCGGCCACCAGATGGCGCCGCGCGGTGACCTTCTCCAACCGGTACTCGCTGCGGTGCAGCACCACCTTGTCGCGCAGGGACAGGAACGCGGCGATCAGCTCACGGACCGACCACCAGCGCGGCACCCGGTTCTCGTCGAGGGCGACGAGGCTCGCGGCGAACGTCGACTCCAGCGGCGTCAGCGCCAGCAGCTGCTCGCGGATCTGCTCGGCGTTGTGGCCGCGCTTGGCGGTGACGACGATCCGCAGCCCGTTGCGGCGGTCGGTCAGATCCGACATGTCGGCGACGCCGGACATCTCGCCGGACTCCACCAGGGCCCGGATCCGTTCCTGCACAGTGTTGCTCGCGACACCTGGCGGCAGTTCGGTGATGACGCAGTTCTTCCCGTCGACGGTCACGGTGCCGCGCACCGTGAACTGACCCCGGCCGGTGGTGATGTACTCACGCAGGCCGGTTTCGCCGACCACCGTCGCGCCGCAGCCCCAGTCCGGGCCGGGTATGAGCTTGACCAGGCGGTCGTCGGTCATGTTCGGGGTCTTCAGCAGTGCGCGGCAGGCGGCCATGACCTCGCGCGGATTGTGGGCCGGGACCTTGGTGGCCCACCCTTCGGCGATCCCCACCGCACCGTTGCACAGCAGCACCGGCCACTGCGCCGGCAGGACGGTGGGCTCGGTCCACTCGCCGTCGAAGGTCGCCACCATGGGCACCGCGTGGCTGTCGAGTTCGGCGGTCAGCGCGGCGCCGGGGGCGGACAGCCGCATCTCGGTGTAGCGGTCGGCGGCCGGGATGTCGCCCTGGATGCGCGGGAAGGCGCCCTGTCCGTCGATGACCTTCACGCGCTGGAAGTCGGCGGCCATCAGCGCCGCCGCGCCGTACATCGATGCGCCGCCGTGCGGGTGCAGGTTGCCGGTGACGGCCGAGCAGACCTTCGAGGACTTCTGCGGTTTGTTGCCGGGCAGCAGTTTCGAGTCGTGCATCTGGTAGAGCAGACGGCGCTGACCCGGCTTGAGCCCGTCGAACGCCGACGGGATGGCGCGGTCGCTGACGCTGTAGAGCGCGAAGGTCAGCTGGTAGTGGTTCCAGTAGTCGTCGGCGCTCTGGTCGAGGACCAGGTCGGGGTTCTGCTCGATGATCGCGGTCACAGTGTGTCTCCTAGCTCAGGTCGAGCGCAGTGGTGTCGACACGGGAGGCCACATCGGCCATCCACGTGCGCCTGCCCTCTGGCGGCCCGCCGAACAGAGTGTGGTGCAACTTGTTCTCACTGTCATCGGGGTGCACGCGAATGACGGTGCGCCGCTGCGGATCCAGCACGGTGTTCCAGAAGTCGTCGGCGTCCATCTCGCCGAGGCCCTTGTTGCGCTGCACCTCGACCTTGCGCTTCGAGGTGGCTTTCATCTTGGCCACGGCGGCGTCGCGCTCGGACTCGTCCTGGCAGTAGATCCGCTGCGTGCCGTCCTTGACGACGAACAGCGGCGGCAGCGTCACGTACACCATCCCCGCTTCGACCAGCGGACGGTAGAAGTCGAGGAACATCGAGATCAGGCTGGAGTTGATGTTGCCGCCGTCGGGGTCGGCGTCGGAGGCGAACAGGATCCGGTCGTACCGGCACAGTTCGGGATCACAGTTGTCCCGCACGCCGCAGCCGAGGATGCGTTCGATCGAATCGAACTCGTCCTTGGCCCGCGCCTTGTTCAGCGCGAAGCCGTAGACGTTGGGCGGCTTGCCTTTCAGCGGGAAAGCCGCCTGGAAGGTGGCGTCACGCGCCGCCTTGATGGTACCGAGCGCCGAATCGCCCTCACACAGGAACAGTTCGGCACCCGATCCGCGTCCGGTCTCCCGGCTGGGCAGCAGTTTGGGCGGCAGCGACAGGTTCGTCCCGAGACCCTTGGCTTTCGAGGCGGCGCGCGAGCGTGCCTTCGCGCCTTCCGCGCTGCGGCGCGCCCTGGCGGACTCCAGCGCCAGCTTGGTCCACAACGAAACCGCGTCGCCGTTGGCGGGGTTGGCCGCCCAGATGGTGACGCTGCGTGCCACGTCGGGGGCCATCGCCACGTTCAGCGACCGCGACGACACCGCGGTCTTCGCCTGGGAGTCCCAGGCGACATCGGGTGCGCGGGTGTCCACGGCGAGAGCGGTGACCGCGGCGAAATCCTGTGCCTCCGGCCCCTCTTCGCCTTTGGCGAGGCCCAGGTCCCGCATCCGGGACGCGCGATCGGCCAGCGCTTCGGACAGCCCTTTCATCGCGGCGGTCAGATGGGAACCGCCGCCGGGGGTGCGCACGGTGTTGCAGAACGCGGCCACCGTCGCCGGTTCGGCCGGGCCGGCGGTCAGCGACCAGCGGAACGGGGTGGGGCCGCGACCGGTGGTGTATTCGCCGCGGCCCTCCACGACCGCGCGCACGCCGGGCGCGGGTGTACCGGCCGCGGTGCACATCAGATCCAGCAGCGTGTCCGTGCCCCACGGGCCGGTGAACGGTTCGAGCAACGCCGGCGCAACCTCGTCGCCGGGCCAGCCTTCGTCGATGACGCTCAGGTGCACGCCGGGTGACATCCGGGCCGCGGCGTGCGCGCGCAGCAGCACCTCGCCGATGTCGATCTGGGAATCCGGCACGACGGCGGGGTCGAACAGGATGCGGACCGTGGTGCCGTGCACGTCGGGCTTGCGGTTGCCGGTGCCCCGCAGCTTCTGCGTGTCGGCGCGGGTGAACGGGGCGTCCGGGTCGAAGTCTTTGCCCTCGAACACGCCGGGGTAGCCGCGGCCGAAGCTCTGCAGGTAGGTCTTGCCGGCCCGGCGCACGGTGACGTCGGTGCGCGCGGAGATGAACACCGCTGCGGCGGCGCCGATTCCGTTCAAACCGGCCCCGGTGCTGGCGGCATCGGTATGGGCGGAGAACTTCCCGCCGGCCCGTGCGGTGCCCAGCGTCTTGACGATCCCGTTCTTCCCGTTCACCGGGTCGGAGTCGACGGGCAGACCGCGGCCGTCGTCGGCGACGCCGACCGAACCGTCGTCGTGCAGGGTGATCGTCACCGCCGAGCCGCCGTGGCTGGGATCCGCGACTTCCTCGATGGCGTTGTCGATCAGCTCACGCAGCGCGGTGTTGAGCACGTCGAGTCCCAGGTTCACCGCCGGCCGCAGGCGTGTGTGCTGGACATCATCGAGTTCGGTGATGTCGGCGGCGGTGTAACTCAACTGCTGATCCTTTTCATCGATGCCGTCAGGCGTGCCGCAGGCATCGTAGACGCCGGCACCGACATCTTCGTGGGAGCACCGCTGCAGAATCGGAGCGAAATCCGCCCCCTCGGCACATCCAGGGCGGCCGGCGATTATTGGTGCGGGATGTCGATACCCGCGGAGCGCAGTTTCGCCTCGACCAGGGTGGTCAACCGCGCCAGGGCCGGCGCCTCGTCTTCGCCGTGGTGGTTGAGCAGGCCGTACCGGGTGACGTCCGTTCGGGCCTGAAGGCCATTCGACACGGCGAGCAACGCGGGGTTGGCGAGGAAGCGGGCGGCCATGGCGGTTGCGAGTTCCTCGATGCGGGGGTCATCTGGATCCAGGTCCTTGGCGGACCAGAACTGCTTCACCAGGTCGACGAATTGGGGGTCAGTGAGGGCGTTTTCAGCCTCGGTGAGGTATTCGGAGAAGCCGTCGGGGACCAGTGCCCTGACCAGCACCAGGCTCTCGCGGAAGAGCGCCACCGCGTCGGGGGTGAAGCCCAAGACGATGGTCCGGTCCAACAGTGCGCATGTCTGGTCGGGCAACAGGGTCAGATCGTCGCTGGTCAGCCTGTCGAGCAGGTCGCGGCGCGCGATCAGCTCATCGACCCGCTCGGTCAGCTGTCGTTTGACTGCGGCCAGGTGGCCGGCGAACTGCTCTGGATCGGCGGTGAGCAATGCGCCGATGTCGGAGAGCGGTACGCCGGCCTGGGCCAGCGTCCGGACCTGGATCAGCCGCAGCAGGTCGGACGACCCGTAGCGGCGATATCCGGCACCGTCACGGGGCGGTTCGTCGAGCAGGCCGATCCGGTGGTAGTGGCGGACCGTCTTGATCGTGACGCCGGCGAAGGCCGCTGCTCGGCCGATGGTGACGCCAGCAGTGTTGGCGGTCAACGACTTTGGCGGCCGAAGGCGGCGACTTCGCGTACCGCCCGGGCGATGGCGCGGAAATCCTTGCGCACGATCGTGCCGTGGTTGCTGTCGACCTTCGCGCTGACAGCGAGGTTCGGGTTGCGGGCGAGCACCGGTCTCAGGGTAGTGCGCATGCGCTCCTGTGCGTTGTCTTTGCTTCCGAGGTACTCGCCGGAGGCGACGACGTACCGGACCGGGACGGTCACGCTTTCCAGGATCGGTTCGAGCGCGGCGTGGATCTTGTGCGCCTCGATGTTGATCTCGGCATGCTGGTCCGCACTCATCCTCGCGGCGTTGCCGATGAGGCGCGCCATCGGCAACACCCACCGATACCTACGGAAGGACCGCCTGATGTATTCATGGTCGGCCTCATCGGTCCAGCCATCCGGGTAGGGGCCGTCGACGCCGACCACGCCGGCGACGCGGCTCGGGTGTCGCGCGGCCCACTGCACCGCGATCAACGCGCCGTAGGACCAGCCCACCAGGATCGGCTCGTCCACTTTTCTGGCTCGCAGGACGGCGTCGAGATCCCGGACGGTGGCCTCGAAGGAGTAGTCCGCTGATCTCGTCGACTTGCCGCGCGCGCGTTCGTCGTAGGTGATGTGCCGCCATCCCGGTCCCAGCTCGTCGATGACGCGCCGCCAGTGTCGCTGGCTGCCGTAGGAACCGTTCAGGTAGACCAGGGGGACACCAGTCCCGCCGCTGTCGGTCGCGGCCAGGGCGGTGTCTTCCACCGGCACCATGCCACGCCAGGCCGAGGTGGTCGCGTGTGGGTTCGTCATGCGACCAGCGTCGACCCTGACCCAAGGGCAGAGTCAACGGCTATCTGGTCTGCATCTGGCCGCCATCGACGAGGAGGTCGCTCGCGGTGATCCACGCCGCCCGGTCGGAGGCGAGAAATGCGATGGCCTCGGCGATGTCGGACGCTTCGCCCTTCCGGCCGAGCGGGATCGGCATGCCACCGGCCGCTGGGCTGTCGACGTCCCCGGCCTCGGTGAGCGCTCGTCGAATGGCATCCGCACCCGGTGAGGCGACGTTTCCGGGGGTGATGGTGTTGACCCGCACTCCGCGCGGCCCGGCTTCGGCGGCAAGGCCTGTGGTGTACGTGGCCAGGGCCGCTTTGGCGCTGGCGTAGTGCAGCATCGTCGACGACGGACTCAGCGTCGCGGCCGAAGACACATTGATGATCGAGCCCTTGCCGCGGGCGTACAGCGCGGGTAGCAGTGCGGCATTGAGCCGGACGGCGGCCAGGAAGTTGATGTGGAGATCTTTGACCCACTCGGCGTCGTCGATGTCGAGGACGCCGCCGAGATGCGGTGTCGACGCTCCGGCGTTGTTGACGATGATGTCGATGTCGCCGAGGACATCCCGGGCACGTCGAGCCAATTGGTCGACACCGTCGACAGTGCTCACGTCGGCAACCACGTACTCCACCCCCGAGGGCAGTGACTCCGGTTGTGCGCGACCGGAGGTGACGACGCGAGCTCCCCCTTTGACGAACCGGGCCACGGTGGCCGCGCCGATGCCCTTGCTGCCGCCGGTGATGACGGCGGTCTTGCCGGCGAGGTCCAGGATGGGTGCGGTGGGTACTTCTGGAGCGACGATCGGGGTACTCATGAGGCATCTCCTTCGGGGTTTGACGATCACCGGCGGCCACGCCACCGAGCTGTTATGTACTGTCTAGTACACAACTAGAGCCGCCGCAACCGGGTCCGGGCAAGTTATGTACCGAAGTGTCGTCAATGAGTATCATGCGGGTATGGCACGTCCCCGTAAATTCGATGAAGCGGAGGTCGTCGAGGCCAGTCGGGATCTGTTCTGGGATCAGGGATACGCCGCGACGAGCATCGACGACCTGAGTGCCGCCACCGGATTGGGTCGCGGCAGTTTCTACAAGGCGTTCGGCGACAAGCACAGCATGTTCCTGCGCAGTCTGGAGTTGTACTGCACCGAAGCCCTCGACGGCATCCGCGCCGAACTCCGCAACCCGGACTTGTCGGCCTACGACCGTCTGGTCGGCCACGTGCGGGGCACCGCCGCGGGCGTGGCTTCCGACACCGATCGCCGCGGCTGCCTGCTGGCCAAGAG
Protein-coding sequences here:
- a CDS encoding alpha/beta fold hydrolase: MLDDARISYRTHGALSADGDNAVLLFTYYTGDDLSYQPWIGPGRPLDPSEHFVIIVNHFGGGVSSSPSTSAAGFPDVAVGDSVRAAKLVLDDLGVQRLRMVAGWSLGGMQSLEFASRYPECAATVFALCSAARCSPVNQVFLDSVGAALTTGGRTVDADDPSAPERLDVFGRVYAGWAYCERFFAEEVYREFGYAGPADVVEAWGRDHRSMHAGDLMASLRMWRTADDGGSLDALGRRLGRIRARVILMPAVTDTYFTVTENHLEAGWLVDGEVRPLASPLGHIAGRPGIRADEQSVVDACLRELVQPRAAAAHLTSIK
- the glnT gene encoding type III glutamate--ammonia ligase, whose protein sequence is MARDAAEVEVMAKQLKEDGVRFSIAAYTDLHGNIKGKMVPIDHFVQMAGGSELFTGAALDGLPQDVSDEELSAHPDLDRGFVLPWRKDIALFLSDLYVGGEPFEASTRNILGRQMKAAEELGYVFNLGVETEFFVLEDGPVGPSALSERDTLEKPCYAVPMLLDNFGWLQELVDYMNELGWDVYSFDHEDAQGQFEIDFAYADGLSMADRVSFFRLMANEVARRHGAYVSFMPKPFADRTGSGAHFNMSLAGLDDGHNVFESADDPRAAGLSDIGYHFAAGIVRHAAAICAVIAPTVNSYKRLVRQGSMSGSTWAPIFASCGNNNRTNMLRIPLGGGRVECRAVDSAANPHLAAALLLAAGLEGVREQLELEHFHTDNLYEVDAGEYEKRGLSLLPRTLEEAVDAFEADPFTKQVCGEKLWQSFIDYKRSEWTSYATAVTDWERDRYLKFF
- a CDS encoding DNA gyrase subunit A: MTAIIEQNPDLVLDQSADDYWNHYQLTFALYSVSDRAIPSAFDGLKPGQRRLLYQMHDSKLLPGNKPQKSSKVCSAVTGNLHPHGGASMYGAAALMAADFQRVKVIDGQGAFPRIQGDIPAADRYTEMRLSAPGAALTAELDSHAVPMVATFDGEWTEPTVLPAQWPVLLCNGAVGIAEGWATKVPAHNPREVMAACRALLKTPNMTDDRLVKLIPGPDWGCGATVVGETGLREYITTGRGQFTVRGTVTVDGKNCVITELPPGVASNTVQERIRALVESGEMSGVADMSDLTDRRNGLRIVVTAKRGHNAEQIREQLLALTPLESTFAASLVALDENRVPRWWSVRELIAAFLSLRDKVVLHRSEYRLEKVTARRHLVAGLMLIHLDIDAAVAVIRGSDTVDEARQGLQDRFAIDAVQADYVLALQLRRLTKLDVIELQAEAERLDAEFAELTELVSNPDARRVVIDKELVETAKLFKGPEFDRRTVLDFEATPITTGAADDGPRERKVNASWRLDDRGVFSDSHGDLLTSGLGWAVWTDGRVKFTTGAGLPYKIRDIPVAPDITGLLRSGVLPDGAHLALVTRRGKILRIDPAAVNPQGAAGNGVAGVKLAAGDPMDTVIAALPLTCGNDEAILSISEKGWKVTEVPDIPVKGRGGAGVGFHPFVGGEDALLSASVSPTGFMRGKKKVRAENRAKASVKGSGDGVTPAE
- a CDS encoding toprim domain-containing protein, with product MSYTAADITELDDVQHTRLRPAVNLGLDVLNTALRELIDNAIEEVADPSHGGSAVTITLHDDGSVGVADDGRGLPVDSDPVNGKNGIVKTLGTARAGGKFSAHTDAASTGAGLNGIGAAAAVFISARTDVTVRRAGKTYLQSFGRGYPGVFEGKDFDPDAPFTRADTQKLRGTGNRKPDVHGTTVRILFDPAVVPDSQIDIGEVLLRAHAAARMSPGVHLSVIDEGWPGDEVAPALLEPFTGPWGTDTLLDLMCTAAGTPAPGVRAVVEGRGEYTTGRGPTPFRWSLTAGPAEPATVAAFCNTVRTPGGGSHLTAAMKGLSEALADRASRMRDLGLAKGEEGPEAQDFAAVTALAVDTRAPDVAWDSQAKTAVSSRSLNVAMAPDVARSVTIWAANPANGDAVSLWTKLALESARARRSAEGAKARSRAASKAKGLGTNLSLPPKLLPSRETGRGSGAELFLCEGDSALGTIKAARDATFQAAFPLKGKPPNVYGFALNKARAKDEFDSIERILGCGVRDNCDPELCRYDRILFASDADPDGGNINSSLISMFLDFYRPLVEAGMVYVTLPPLFVVKDGTQRIYCQDESERDAAVAKMKATSKRKVEVQRNKGLGEMDADDFWNTVLDPQRRTVIRVHPDDSENKLHHTLFGGPPEGRRTWMADVASRVDTTALDLS
- a CDS encoding MerR family transcriptional regulator; the protein is MTANTAGVTIGRAAAFAGVTIKTVRHYHRIGLLDEPPRDGAGYRRYGSSDLLRLIQVRTLAQAGVPLSDIGALLTADPEQFAGHLAAVKRQLTERVDELIARRDLLDRLTSDDLTLLPDQTCALLDRTIVLGFTPDAVALFRESLVLVRALVPDGFSEYLTEAENALTDPQFVDLVKQFWSAKDLDPDDPRIEELATAMAARFLANPALLAVSNGLQARTDVTRYGLLNHHGEDEAPALARLTTLVEAKLRSAGIDIPHQ
- a CDS encoding alpha/beta fold hydrolase, whose protein sequence is MTNPHATTSAWRGMVPVEDTALAATDSGGTGVPLVYLNGSYGSQRHWRRVIDELGPGWRHITYDERARGKSTRSADYSFEATVRDLDAVLRARKVDEPILVGWSYGALIAVQWAARHPSRVAGVVGVDGPYPDGWTDEADHEYIRRSFRRYRWVLPMARLIGNAARMSADQHAEINIEAHKIHAALEPILESVTVPVRYVVASGEYLGSKDNAQERMRTTLRPVLARNPNLAVSAKVDSNHGTIVRKDFRAIARAVREVAAFGRQSR
- a CDS encoding SDR family oxidoreductase, translated to MSTPIVAPEVPTAPILDLAGKTAVITGGSKGIGAATVARFVKGGARVVTSGRAQPESLPSGVEYVVADVSTVDGVDQLARRARDVLGDIDIIVNNAGASTPHLGGVLDIDDAEWVKDLHINFLAAVRLNAALLPALYARGKGSIINVSSAATLSPSSTMLHYASAKAALATYTTGLAAEAGPRGVRVNTITPGNVASPGADAIRRALTEAGDVDSPAAGGMPIPLGRKGEASDIAEAIAFLASDRAAWITASDLLVDGGQMQTR
- a CDS encoding TetR/AcrR family transcriptional regulator is translated as MARPRKFDEAEVVEASRDLFWDQGYAATSIDDLSAATGLGRGSFYKAFGDKHSMFLRSLELYCTEALDGIRAELRNPDLSAYDRLVGHVRGTAAGVASDTDRRGCLLAKSAAELSATDPAVAKLVKRTLDGWLRELTATIVAAQTDGDVPADTDAKAMASLLLVVLRGMEALRKGGASATTVKLAAEQAIALLAVPAPVAG